The proteins below are encoded in one region of Telopea speciosissima isolate NSW1024214 ecotype Mountain lineage chromosome 10, Tspe_v1, whole genome shotgun sequence:
- the LOC122642719 gene encoding uncharacterized protein LOC122642719 isoform X1, translated as MAGMEKLTKNQTSGRGPETDFLLQWGNRRRLRCVKIKEDDASEKSDGVIRKKITSRVDRRVVRGEKESPLPPPQPNPINRNSEPVTLPSTASENRKSSSPEKEDRYYTTRGSLGFDDNGKIFMDAGEDRGVVWPKLFISLSSKEKEEDFMAMKGCKLPQRPKKRAKFIQKSLLLVSPGAWLSDLCQERYEVREKKTSKKRPRGLKAMGSMESDSE; from the exons A TGGCAGGGATGGAGAAGCTAACAAAGAATCAAACATCAGGTAGAGGTCCAGAAACCGATTTTCTCCTACAGTGGGGGAACCGAAGGAGACTGCGCTGCgtgaagataaaagaagacGACGCATCAGAGAAATCCGATGGTGTGATTAGGAAGAAAATCACCTCTCGAGTTGATCGGCGTGTCGTCAGAGGGGAGAAAGAATCTCCTCTCCCTCCTCCGCAACCCAATCCCATTAACCG GAACTCCGAGCCGGTGACGCTACCATCTACTGCAAGCGAGAATAGAAAGTCATCTTCGCCGGAGAAGGAGGACCGGTACTACACGACTAGAGGGTCTTTGGGTTTCGACGACAATGGCAAGATTTTCATGGATGCGGGAGAGGATAGAGGGGTTGTTTGGCCCAAGTTGTTTATTTCATTGTCaagcaaagaaaaagaggaggatTTCATGGCGATGAAAGGCTGTAAGCTCCCTCAAAGGCCAAAGAAAAGGGCCAAGTTCATCCAGAAGAGTTTACTT TTAGTGAGCCCCGGTGCATGGCTCTCTGATCTATGCCAAGAGAGATATGAAGTGAGGGAAAAGAAGACATCTAAGAAG AGACCAAGAGGATTGAAGGCCATGGGAAGCATGGAAAGCGATTCAGAATGA
- the LOC122642719 gene encoding uncharacterized protein LOC122642719 isoform X2 — MEKLTKNQTSGRGPETDFLLQWGNRRRLRCVKIKEDDASEKSDGVIRKKITSRVDRRVVRGEKESPLPPPQPNPINRNSEPVTLPSTASENRKSSSPEKEDRYYTTRGSLGFDDNGKIFMDAGEDRGVVWPKLFISLSSKEKEEDFMAMKGCKLPQRPKKRAKFIQKSLLLVSPGAWLSDLCQERYEVREKKTSKKRPRGLKAMGSMESDSE, encoded by the exons ATGGAGAAGCTAACAAAGAATCAAACATCAGGTAGAGGTCCAGAAACCGATTTTCTCCTACAGTGGGGGAACCGAAGGAGACTGCGCTGCgtgaagataaaagaagacGACGCATCAGAGAAATCCGATGGTGTGATTAGGAAGAAAATCACCTCTCGAGTTGATCGGCGTGTCGTCAGAGGGGAGAAAGAATCTCCTCTCCCTCCTCCGCAACCCAATCCCATTAACCG GAACTCCGAGCCGGTGACGCTACCATCTACTGCAAGCGAGAATAGAAAGTCATCTTCGCCGGAGAAGGAGGACCGGTACTACACGACTAGAGGGTCTTTGGGTTTCGACGACAATGGCAAGATTTTCATGGATGCGGGAGAGGATAGAGGGGTTGTTTGGCCCAAGTTGTTTATTTCATTGTCaagcaaagaaaaagaggaggatTTCATGGCGATGAAAGGCTGTAAGCTCCCTCAAAGGCCAAAGAAAAGGGCCAAGTTCATCCAGAAGAGTTTACTT TTAGTGAGCCCCGGTGCATGGCTCTCTGATCTATGCCAAGAGAGATATGAAGTGAGGGAAAAGAAGACATCTAAGAAG AGACCAAGAGGATTGAAGGCCATGGGAAGCATGGAAAGCGATTCAGAATGA
- the LOC122642718 gene encoding uncharacterized protein LOC122642718 isoform X2 has product MSLVGVTPSYLRLRWSKFPVSCIINNAFKINKILHTDTSLLFRHSKPYYYSYNYSSRRPLAMASATTPPAQTVSSGDVSSDDNVYKLIQAHQEAAARLPPIEEIRTVLDRSTRGMLSTFSQKYEGYPSGSMVDFACDQDGFPILAISSLAVHTKDLLANPKCSILVARDPEDRTDLVITVHGDATAVSEQDREAVRVAYLKRHPNAFWVDFGDFQFLRIEPKIVRFVSGVATALLGSGEFGKEDYKITKVDPIAQFSNPFVSHMNKDHAGDTKAIVQHSTAIQAGYQGNTFKLRIPFPRRAEDRKDVKTLIVEMLQAAKALS; this is encoded by the exons ATGAGTCTGGTTGGAGTGACACCTTCCTATCTTCGTCTTCGCTGGTCGAAATTTCCGGTCTCATGCATTATTAATAATGCCTTTAAGATTAATAAGATCCTCCACACAGATACATCTCTCCTCTTTCGCCACTCAAAACCCTACTACTACTCTTATAATTATTCTTCTCGTCGCCCTCTAGCAATGGCTTCTGCAACTACTCCTCCTGCTCAG ACTGTTTCGTCTGGAGATGTGAGCAGTGATGACAACGTGTACAAATTGATTCAAGCTCATCAG GAAGCGGCTGCTCGACTGCCTCCGATTGAAGAAATTCGGACAGTTCTTGATCGCAGTACCCGGGGTATGCTGTCTACTTTTTCTCAG AAGTATGAGGGATATCCTTCAGGTTCCATGGTCGATTTTGCATGTGATCAAGATGGGTTTCCAATATTAGCGATCAGCAGCCTGGCAGTTCATACAAAG GATCTATTGGCTAATCCTAAATGCTCAATACTTGTAGCAAGGGATCCTGAGGACAGAACTGATTTAGTGATCACTGTACACGGCGATGCTACAGCT GTTAGTGAACAAGATAGGGAAGCTGTGCGTGTTGCATACTTGAAAAGGCATCCCAATGCATTCTGG GTTGACTTTGGAGACTTCCAATTTTTGCGCATTGAACCAAAAATTGTTCGATTTGTGTCTGGTGTTGCAACTGCTCTATTGGGGTCAGGAG AATTTGGCAAAGAGGATTACAAAATCACAAAAGTTGATCCAATAGCCCAGTTTTCCAATCCATTTGTG TCGCACATGAATAAAGATCATGCTGGTGATACAAAGGCTATTGTGCAACACTCAACAGCAATTCAG gCTGGTTATCAAGGGAATACTTTCAAGCTTCGGATACCTTTTCCTAGACGTGCAGAGGATAGAAA GGATGTAAAGACTCTCATAGTGGAAATGCTTCAAGCTGCTAAAGCCTTGAGTTAA
- the LOC122642718 gene encoding uncharacterized protein LOC122642718 isoform X1, whose product MSLVGVTPSYLRLRWSKFPVSCIINNAFKINKILHTDTSLLFRHSKPYYYSYNYSSRRPLAMASATTPPAQTVSSGDVSSDDNVYKLIQAHQEAAARLPPIEEIRTVLDRSTRGMLSTFSQKYEGYPSGSMVDFACDQDGFPILAISSLAVHTKDLLANPKCSILVARDPEDRTDLVITVHGDATAVSEQDREAVRVAYLKRHPNAFWVDFGDFQFLRIEPKIVRFVSGVATALLGSGEFGKEDYKITKVDPIAQFSNPFVSHMNKDHAGDTKAIVQHSTAIQVDYAYLLDLDSLGFNVKAGYQGNTFKLRIPFPRRAEDRKDVKTLIVEMLQAAKALS is encoded by the exons ATGAGTCTGGTTGGAGTGACACCTTCCTATCTTCGTCTTCGCTGGTCGAAATTTCCGGTCTCATGCATTATTAATAATGCCTTTAAGATTAATAAGATCCTCCACACAGATACATCTCTCCTCTTTCGCCACTCAAAACCCTACTACTACTCTTATAATTATTCTTCTCGTCGCCCTCTAGCAATGGCTTCTGCAACTACTCCTCCTGCTCAG ACTGTTTCGTCTGGAGATGTGAGCAGTGATGACAACGTGTACAAATTGATTCAAGCTCATCAG GAAGCGGCTGCTCGACTGCCTCCGATTGAAGAAATTCGGACAGTTCTTGATCGCAGTACCCGGGGTATGCTGTCTACTTTTTCTCAG AAGTATGAGGGATATCCTTCAGGTTCCATGGTCGATTTTGCATGTGATCAAGATGGGTTTCCAATATTAGCGATCAGCAGCCTGGCAGTTCATACAAAG GATCTATTGGCTAATCCTAAATGCTCAATACTTGTAGCAAGGGATCCTGAGGACAGAACTGATTTAGTGATCACTGTACACGGCGATGCTACAGCT GTTAGTGAACAAGATAGGGAAGCTGTGCGTGTTGCATACTTGAAAAGGCATCCCAATGCATTCTGG GTTGACTTTGGAGACTTCCAATTTTTGCGCATTGAACCAAAAATTGTTCGATTTGTGTCTGGTGTTGCAACTGCTCTATTGGGGTCAGGAG AATTTGGCAAAGAGGATTACAAAATCACAAAAGTTGATCCAATAGCCCAGTTTTCCAATCCATTTGTG TCGCACATGAATAAAGATCATGCTGGTGATACAAAGGCTATTGTGCAACACTCAACAGCAATTCAG GTTGACTATGCTTACCTTTTGGATTTGGACAGTCTTGGTTTCAATGTTAAG gCTGGTTATCAAGGGAATACTTTCAAGCTTCGGATACCTTTTCCTAGACGTGCAGAGGATAGAAA GGATGTAAAGACTCTCATAGTGGAAATGCTTCAAGCTGCTAAAGCCTTGAGTTAA
- the LOC122642718 gene encoding uncharacterized protein LOC122642718 isoform X3: MSLVGVTPSYLRLRWSKFPVSCIINNAFKINKILHTDTSLLFRHSKPYYYSYNYSSRRPLAMASATTPPAQTVSSGDVSSDDNVYKLIQAHQEAAARLPPIEEIRTVLDRSTRGMLSTFSQKYEGYPSGSMVDFACDQDGFPILAISSLAVHTKDLLANPKCSILVARDPEDRTDLVITVHGDATAVSEQDREAVRVAYLKRHPNAFWVDFGDFQFLRIEPKIVRFVSGVATALLGSGEFGKEDYKITKVDPIAQFSNPFVSHMNKDHAGDTKAIVQHSTAIQVDYAYLLDLDSLGFNVKGCKDSHSGNASSC; encoded by the exons ATGAGTCTGGTTGGAGTGACACCTTCCTATCTTCGTCTTCGCTGGTCGAAATTTCCGGTCTCATGCATTATTAATAATGCCTTTAAGATTAATAAGATCCTCCACACAGATACATCTCTCCTCTTTCGCCACTCAAAACCCTACTACTACTCTTATAATTATTCTTCTCGTCGCCCTCTAGCAATGGCTTCTGCAACTACTCCTCCTGCTCAG ACTGTTTCGTCTGGAGATGTGAGCAGTGATGACAACGTGTACAAATTGATTCAAGCTCATCAG GAAGCGGCTGCTCGACTGCCTCCGATTGAAGAAATTCGGACAGTTCTTGATCGCAGTACCCGGGGTATGCTGTCTACTTTTTCTCAG AAGTATGAGGGATATCCTTCAGGTTCCATGGTCGATTTTGCATGTGATCAAGATGGGTTTCCAATATTAGCGATCAGCAGCCTGGCAGTTCATACAAAG GATCTATTGGCTAATCCTAAATGCTCAATACTTGTAGCAAGGGATCCTGAGGACAGAACTGATTTAGTGATCACTGTACACGGCGATGCTACAGCT GTTAGTGAACAAGATAGGGAAGCTGTGCGTGTTGCATACTTGAAAAGGCATCCCAATGCATTCTGG GTTGACTTTGGAGACTTCCAATTTTTGCGCATTGAACCAAAAATTGTTCGATTTGTGTCTGGTGTTGCAACTGCTCTATTGGGGTCAGGAG AATTTGGCAAAGAGGATTACAAAATCACAAAAGTTGATCCAATAGCCCAGTTTTCCAATCCATTTGTG TCGCACATGAATAAAGATCATGCTGGTGATACAAAGGCTATTGTGCAACACTCAACAGCAATTCAG GTTGACTATGCTTACCTTTTGGATTTGGACAGTCTTGGTTTCAATGTTAAG GGATGTAAAGACTCTCATAGTGGAAATGCTTCAAGCTGCTAA